The Anolis sagrei isolate rAnoSag1 chromosome 6, rAnoSag1.mat, whole genome shotgun sequence genome includes the window AGCTCTTGTAGACGATGGTATTCCTCCCTTCCTACAGTGGggctttctcttttttctatGCAGCACCGGTCTTAATCCATACTGTATCAGTGGCTGAGCAAAAGAGCATTTGTGAAAAGAGTTAAGGACTTATTCTGCTGATCCACACTGATAGTGAGTTCTCAGTGTGTAGCAGACAAACCTATCTAGATTTGATTGTGTCAGAGCCAAACAAGATATGGCATGTATTTGTATCTTTCTATGAATCTGAGTGGGTGGGAGAGTTACCCTCTTGCAGTTTCACTCAGTGGAAAGTGAGTGGGTGGGAGAGAGTGCAGTGAGCAGAAGACCAACCAGAGCAtctccactcctcctcctcctaaaacTCTCAGGAGCCTGGGGCTGTGTATATTCCTGGGAAAAGTCCTGCAAATGCATGCCATATTAATTGGGATCTGTCATCCTCTCTAGAGAGGATGACTCAGCTGGTGGATAAGAACTTGGACCAATCAGATACAACTTTAACAGCAAGCAGCTAAAGTGCAGATGGGAAAGTGGGTCTTGGGACGAGTAGCTATTGTAAAGTCTACTGCCCTGGTGGAGAATACCCAAGCTGAGGCCTTCTGCTTACTCGCCACAGGTTGTCTTCTGCTGTGGCAGAAGGAAGATTCATTAACAGGTCTGCAATAGGAAGAGGAAAGGACTGACTCAAGCCTCCCACATTGGGGTGTGAAGCGTCTTTCTGCACTGCTACTTTGGGCCGCAGCGGTTTCACCTGCTGCCACAGCCCAGTCTTGTCTCTTGTTATCTCAGGGTAGACGGACATGGTTAATGTTCGCAGCTTCTTTGGGCTGAAGCGACATATCTCTTTAAAATAAAAGAGCAAGGCACCCAGTTAAAATGCACttcaaggaggagggagagaaggataatGTAGGTGCTTACGGTCCCAGAACCTCTTACTGGACAGATGGCATGTCTGGGCTTCTAATAAAGAGATGTCTAAGGAACACTTGTGTTTTGCCTGGCctgtcataatttatttatttatttaaaacactttatccctcccttttcagcctgaagaagTGGTATTTGTTCTTTTTGGAGTTCTTCAGAAGTGTCTTATAAATGAAGGTTACACCCCTCTTCTATTCCTTCGTAGCACACGCAAGAAAACTCCCCAGGTTTCAAGCTGACATTTTCAACTGTGCAATACACCAGACACTAGAGCTTTGTCCATGACACTACATTTGCGGTAGTTATTGTAGAGGTGGGAACCTGTAGCTATCCAGATTTTAGAATGACCACTGGCCATTCTGTCTAGAACACCTACAATAGACTCCTGACCTCAAGTTAAGAATAAGTAGAATTTCTGGCTGAAGGGTTCAGCGACATGCTGAAGTCAGCTGTATTTCATTTTGTATAAAGCATTTTACTCCTGTGGCTGTGAAAAgccagccatagcaaagcacctgatgaaccaacttggacacaacatattactTGAgagaacagaaatgctggaccactctaacaactaccatgtcagattagactgagaagtcactgaaatctaCAAAcatgacaatttcaacaaaaaggtagaaaccatgaaaatgaacaaaatctggctatcagttaaaaaaccctctaaaatcaggacagtaaataaagagcaacaccccaaaagcaggagaattccatacaagaatcaatcaggaccagctaacacatcccaacaaaggattccccccagacaggaagcagccaggctttgaagctgcaaggccattacatgctaatcaaggtggccaattgttacattcacacgtacctcaaacagacaagggttctttctaccaccctggacattccagatatataaacctcacttgcctagtttccaacagacccctcagcctccgaggatgcctgccatagatgtgggcaaaatgtcaggagagaatgcttctggaacatagccatacaacccagaaaactcacagcaacccaatgttccaaccataaaagcctttgacaacacacttcACTCCACTTGGCCTAAAAAAATGTTTAGGACAGCTGTGAGATAACAGTTCACAATTTAGTAATCAGTCTTGCTGAAAACAGTGGAATTAACTGTACCTAAATAGTTCCATTACTTTCACTGAAGTTAGCATTTTAGAAAGCTTGTGGTTTGTACTGTCATTTCCTTTCTATGTACCCCCACTTGAATACTTTATAAGGCCATGTATACTCGAGGTGTTTCTTGAACAGCTAGctttagaaagaaattttaaCACATTTCCCACTACTGTATATCATAAGAGCTAAAGCAGGCCGCAAACACTGAGGAAGCTAGATTGATTGTGGGGCTTCCAGACCATTCTTATATTCTGGTTTCTGATATGCTCCATCTGTATTGAAGTGATCTGTACTTGGGAAGACTGAAATGCCTTGTTACTGACACTCAACTTTAGTATTAGGTCTGAAGTACACAATTTTAACAAGCTGGTAAGAGGAATTACTTTTGTGTACACATTAATTGTTAGTCACACATTAATTGTTAGTCACTAGGGAAAGAAATCCAGTTAGAATTGTAGTGTAAAATTACTGAATGGGCAGAGTAAATTATACAAGACTCCAGAAGTTCTTATGATAAAATCTAATTTGACAAGACAACCTCCACTCAGCATCAAAATATACTGTGCCTTTTCCTCTAGTTAGGTTGCAAGCTACTGTGTTTAAACTGAAGGCAACTGGaacactagatcagtggttctcaacctgtggatccccagatgctttggccttcagctcccagaaatcctaaaagctggtaaactgtccaggatttctggaagttgtaggccaaatttatttatttatttattacatgcatttctaccccacccttctccccgcaAAGGGGGACTAGGGTTGCCTCACATAAGCATATTgtgatgctgtcaacatataaacaacaagggttacaattaaaacagtaaaaatcattaaaacacattatacagatACAttaccaaaacacctggggacccacaggttgagaaccactgcactacatacTAATACCTGTTACAAACAGGATTACAGCTAGATGTTTCTAGTTCAAAACCACTACCTGGCTCTTTCTAAATACACTTCTCTTGAGATTTCAGAAAACACACTGTATACTTTCAAGGTTTCATATTAGCTGGTTTTTAAAACAAACTGAAAGCTTCAACGAATTGTATAGATTGCCTCAATGGCAAGTGACTTGCAGGAACTGGATTTTCTTGTAAAATATTTGATTTGGTTATCAATAGCCACCCTCACATTGGTCTTCTATCTTTATGGAGATCCAACTTGGACTGTGATCTAGTCATATCTAAGGAAGAGAAACACACAACGTTCAGTGGATGTTTACAGATGCTTTTATTGTCATATCCTACAGCTGCCACCCTTTGTAAAACCCCAGAATGGAAGAGAAAGATAACAGGCCCCAGTCCCACAAATGGCAGAAATATAAAGCAGGAGGGGACAAAACTTAAAAGAAATGTGCATATAATGTATTAAACCCACATCCCTACATAAAAGAGGGACTTTGTTCCTCTAAAATGACCTTTGGTGCTACAGTACTATCTGTTTTCCACTGCCACCCAGCAAATGCTGCTTTGAGCCCCTGATGACAAGGATATCCATCTCAAAAACAGTGCCACTGTGGGAATCAAGCGGAGAAGAGCCTCAGGGCAGAATACCTAGAAGCTCTGTTTCCTCATTGCTAGATTTAGCTCTATGGCACAGCTCAACCCCTCAGTATACTGGCCACATATGTAACATGGATTGGAAGGGCTCCTCTGTACCACATGAGTAACGAAAGAACCTAAGTTGCCATCAGCTCTATCACTTCTACTCAGATGTCATGGAATCTTCAAACATGCTCAGCAAATTTTTTGGTTCAAAGGTTGAGGACTGATCTGAGCACTGGGGATCAGTTGGTTCCCATTCATCTTCCTTATCATCATCCTCAAAAGCCAGCGTGCGCCGCAGACTATCTGCAGGCAACGAGTCGGATGAAGTAGGACTGCTGCTCAGGGACTTTCGGCCGATGTAGCTGAGATTGGGGCTACTGAGAATGACCAAAGACCTACAAGAAATCAAGAAAAATGGAGTGattgtaaaaaaaaccaaaacaaaccatAGGTTAGGAGGTGCTATCAGGATCTCTTGAAATTTACCCTGACAGTGTAAATGTCAATGCACTttgccacaaaagactccacagcATGAAGTGTTGACAAAGCttcaggaaggagaaaatgacatTGTTAATCAATAGCTCACCTGTTCTTTCTGCCATTAGTATGCTGGGGTGAAAGATGCCGTGGTGTTGATGTGCTTCCTACACATGGGCAGATTGGGGAACCAGGCTGTCTGGAAGAGCAAAAATGTGGAAGTTATCAGTGTTAGCAAATCATTAGCTTTAATTTTCTGGAGCtagcaaaaggcaaaaaacaaacaaaagcaaaacccAACACCCagaaacaggtttttaaaaaaaaggatggaCAATAGACAAtggagaaaatataataataataataatcatcatcatcatcatcatcatcatttgtatactgccctatctcaaTTAAAACTACAAATAAAAGCAAGTGCTACAAGAGTAATCATGCCTTCTCTCACTCCATGCGTATCCCCTACTTACTTGTCTGAGAACTGTAGCTCCATGGGACAAGTGTGGTTGTGACGTCCAACAGTGCCTGAAAGCTCAAAGACATCTTTGCCAAGGCTGTCTTCAATATTTTCATCTTCCTCCTCACCCCAGTCATTAGAAAGGGCACTGTCTTGGAAGGGTAGAACCAGGGGTGAATGTGGAGGTGTTACTGGAACATTTCGGTGCCAGAATAGCAGCCAGTGAGCTGGGCTGCATACAGTCTCCCAGACCCACTGCATGAACCTAAGGAAGATCTGCAATGAGCAGGAGGAAAGAGTTACACACTGAATGTTAGGAAAGAGAGAGACCAAAAACAGCTACCATGCCACACAATAAcagtgtatagggacattttcaTACAAAACAGAGGCAACATTACACAGGCTGGTATAATAGCCCCCTTCCCCAAACAACAGAAACCAACGTATTACAGGTTTAATCGCTCACAGAGAGTACACGGGAGCACTCATAAGAAAACCAGCATCCATTTTGGGAAGGAAACACTGATTGAAGCAGGAAAGGGCTGCAATTAACACAGTGCAAAGAAGTGGGTGACTTAGGAGTGCCTTGAAAATGCAGTTGAGGACAACTGCAGATTAGTATTGTGATTATCAGTGGTGAAGCCCATGCTCACTTTGAACATGGAAACCCCTTGCTGGATCCCAGATTGTGCCAGAAGCATCAGCTTCCTCCACCTTGCCGTCCTCTGCATGAGGCTGGAAGCAAGCAGTGTATCCACTGAGGGCCGGAGATGAGGTTTGGGTTGCAACATGGAAGCCAGAAGTGTCCGCAGCTCAGCAGAAAGATCTGAAAAGGGCAGGAATGTTCAAGTTGCTTATCTTGTTTTTTTTCAGAATATTGAATTTTCCATGTCACCAGAAATTTCTCCTCAACACGCCTGGTTTAAAGAACACTTTTCCATTTGCCTGCTTCTCACGAGGATTAACTGTGTCTTGCTCTGGTCAATATTGTGTGTGGCTCCCACTCACCTGCAGTGAACTCAGGAGGCAGATAACCCTGTCGCAGCTGCTGCCATCCTTCACCTCCATTGGGAAGCTCCATGTTGCAGGCAATCTCTAAAATAGTTATGCCGAgactgggaaagaaaagaaaacacactgataAAGACACTGCCAACATGGATTACTGGACTACAGGAGTAATTTATATCACAGTTGATTATAAGGTGGTGAGCAAGAGCCACAAGTGAGAGGCTGGTGGCTAACTTGGCTCCCCTACTTTCCATCTCACCCCACACCTGAAGATGTCAGCAGCCTTGGTGTATTCTCCATGGAGCAACTCAGGGGCCATGTAACGGGGATCCCCTTCTTGAGCATCACTGAGATCGCCACAGTCCAGCTCCAGCATcagcccaaagtcacccagtttaCAAACGTTGTTAGATGACAGAAAGATGTTAGCTGGCTTGACATCCATGTGTAAAAGATTGTGGTCATGTAGGTGATGCAGTCCCTGCAGCAAGTCCCAGAGGAAGACCCTCACCTGCCATTCAGGTAGTGGCCCATACTTCTCACAGTACTGCAGCAGACTGCCCGGGCACAATTCTGTCTGGATATAGAGCTGTCCGCGCTCCTCCCAGGCCTGTACGAAGCTCACACAGTTGGGGTGGTGCCCTACACGTTCATGCTTGCGCACTTCGGCCAGTTTTCTCTGCCTGTCACCCTCACCTCGAAAGTGCTCCACAGAACGTTTCACAGCATACAGCTGTCCATCTTCCTTATAACGTACCTATAAAACAGATGGAATAGCCAAGTCAGACTCATATTCTAAAGAGGGTTCCAACTCTTAATTCACAGAGAAATCCCCTTGCCAAGGTAGTGCTTCAAGAAATTTTGACACCCAAGCAGGGAATGGAATTATGCTGTCCCAAGAACACACATGTTTTAGAAACTATGCTTACCTTATATACTTCACCAAAAGAGCCTCGTCCCAGACAACTCAGCTGCTGGAAACACTGTCTGAAAAACAACTCTCTTTTGGTTGGATCATATAAGCGACTACGCAGGAGTGGTTCTTGCCTCTTCTCTCCGTGGAAGGAAACACTACGTGGTTGGAGCCTAGTCCATGGCTGCAACTGGCGGGCAGAGAAAACCCGGCTCACAGTTAGCGTACTCTTGTAGCGCGGCCGTGGAGGGACGGTATAGCTGAGGGGCTGGCGGGCCCGCTTGACCGAAAAGCTACATTCTGCTTCCCGGAAGAAGGCAGGCACTGGCAAAGGAGTGTGACTCAGCTGGGACTTGGCCTCTGCACAGTCATGAGCTACAGGCATACCTGGAAGCACAAGGTAGTCATTAGAACTAAATGGTAACTTCCTCCACTGTCAGAACTAAGCAGCATTGCTAGCTAATAGCCACTAGCGAGGTTGGGAGCaggaaaaatacatataaaattgcAAATATTTTCAAGATAGTTCTCTAGGGAGACTAACTACAGTTCTGGAGAGAAAAATGAAACTCTTATAGACTGATAATACATGTTGACGAGAAATCTTGCTACATAAGTGAATCCTTTCTCCATGCAAAACCAAATAGCATGAGGAACATGAAGAAACATCATTAACTACGGCCAGCCTTCCACTTTCACTGTGGCAAGGGGCACAGGATCCCCCAtaaaaagctaaaaaccacaaataaagaaattgccatTATTTGCTAGCTAATCCTAGCATCACTTACGATACAAACaagcttttgctttgtttttcagttcCTTTATAGGTTGTTTTGCAGGATGAATTTGTTTTTGTTCATACCTATTTCCTAGTTTGGGGAGCATTTgagataagatttttttttcgtgtcaggagtaacttgagaaactgcaagtcacttctggtatgagagaataggccgtctgcaaggatgttgcccaagggacactcagatgttcttatgttttaccatccttgtgtgggagtcttctctcatgtctccgtgtgaggagctggagctggcagagggagctcatccacactctcctcggatttgaacctctgacctatcagtcttcagtcctgccggcacaagggtttaacccattacaccactgggggctctgtgaGATAAGATTAATTCCATCAATTTGCCACAGCTGTCCTAGAGCCATCAATATAGTGATAGCGGCTTCAGTGATTCCCGATAAACCACATGACATTCAAATGAATTTGACAAGCGTGGGATCTGAATCTCTAGTGCCACTaaaaccaaagaaagaaaacTTCTCAGCGGGATCACAGAAAGAAGAGACTAAGCTGAGCAACAATAAGATACAAAGAATTTCAGAGTATCAATTTACCCCACAATTCCCTTGCTTGCATTATCTATCACAAACCACTTGAATCTATGTGAAAATCAGGATACAATTATAGAAACACTTTCCATAGAGCCCTAAAGACAAAAAATGAGACTTGTTTCAGAATAAAGATaccataaatatattttaaagcattGCAAATAATTACATCATTATGTCTATATTTCTAGTCCAAAAACATTCAGAGTGGGCACATGGGGACTTAGACTTTCCTTGAAAACAACCACGGAGGAATACATCTACTTCATTAACGGAGATATACTGGTGGTTATGAGATTGTAAAATGGATTTAAAATTTTACAACTGCTGGGAATATTTGCAGTTAACTAAATGTGATCCAAAAATCTACCCTTTCAGCTGGTTTATAAATCCTCCACTCCCATGCTCAGCAACCCATGCCCCAATCCTTCCTGGACAAGAGCAAGAAGGCTCTCTGCTAACACCTGCCCCAAGCCCCAAAGGAAAGTATAACTTCAGCCTGGATTTGTTCAGATTTGTACAGGAGTCCAAAATAATGTCCTTCCTCTGAGAGATAGCCTACAGCGCCTAGTATtcactggcagtctcccatccacatATTAACTAGGGCTGGCTCTGCTTAGTTTCCAGATCAGATAGGACCTGGTGCCTTTAAGTGCCACCCATGAAAAATCTGAGATGTCAAAACTACCTTCAAATATCTCCTCAAAAAGTCCCCTTTGATGCACCTTGCGAGATCCCCTACTTTAGCCATCAATTGAATCACTTATATTCATTATTTGAACCCATTAGCAGAGGCATGACAAAGATTATGTCTTCATGACACACTACTTATATCAATACGACTTCTCACCAATGAGTTTATAACATTCTGCCCCACTCCCACAACTATATAAAGCATCAGAACACTGATGGCGCTATATAAACAAACAACAGTAGTAAAATGTCAGGCGCATTGATGGCGCTATATAAacaaatgacaataataataacagtaacaacaacaacaactttatttataccctgccaccatctccccgaagggatgtggggcagctcacaaaagcattCAATAGTGCAGCcacacaaaatacaacaagtgcatAAACAAGAAGGAGATAAGGGGTATCTGGCAACCCTAAATTCCAACATGAAGAAAGAtttacaatgtacaatgacaatacagTTATTATGTTCTATGAAACAGACAATAATTCTACCACCGCACAATATTAGTAGTAAAACAACAACATCTTGCTACCCTAATTCATACAtgtagagagaaagggaggatgtTTCCAcccttgcataataataataataataataataataataataataataataattttatcatgtcagaagtgacttgagaaactgcaagtcgcttctggtgtgagagaattggttgtcttgcagggacgttgctcaggggataccCGGtcgttttaccatcctatgggaaccTTCTCTCATGCGcccacataggaagctggagttgacagacgggagctcaccccagcaCACAGATACAAATCACCGACCttgaggtcagcagttcagccagcacaagtgtttaacccattgtgtcaccgcgactccttataataataatgacacctGGCAATCCTAATTCCAAAATGTAGGAAGAACAGGGCCACCCCACCCCAtcttagtaatattaataataacagcaataataatgacATCTGGCAACACTAAGTCCAAAATGTAGGGAGAAAGGGACCATATTTCAACAACTGCATAATAgtagtgataataataacaatggcaTCTGGCAACCTAATTCCCACATgtaaggagaaagggaaaatatTTCCGCCCTTGtataacgatgatgatgatatctgGCAAtcttaattccacaatgtagggaGAAAGAGGCCATATTTCCACCACCACACATTAACAACAACAGTtaaaagagaaaactggcaaaagaagactctccatggacagttcctgggaaaaaatgagagcaaaattgacaaggaaaaaacatggatgtagctcacaaatggaactttgaaaaagcagACAGAGGGTTTAATTCTTGCAGCCTA containing:
- the PKMYT1 gene encoding membrane-associated tyrosine- and threonine-specific cdc2-inhibitory kinase is translated as MPVAHDCAEAKSQLSHTPLPVPAFFREAECSFSVKRARQPLSYTVPPRPRYKSTLTVSRVFSARQLQPWTRLQPRSVSFHGEKRQEPLLRSRLYDPTKRELFFRQCFQQLSCLGRGSFGEVYKVRYKEDGQLYAVKRSVEHFRGEGDRQRKLAEVRKHERVGHHPNCVSFVQAWEERGQLYIQTELCPGSLLQYCEKYGPLPEWQVRVFLWDLLQGLHHLHDHNLLHMDVKPANIFLSSNNVCKLGDFGLMLELDCGDLSDAQEGDPRYMAPELLHGEYTKAADIFSLGITILEIACNMELPNGGEGWQQLRQGYLPPEFTADLSAELRTLLASMLQPKPHLRPSVDTLLASSLMQRTARWRKLMLLAQSGIQQGVSMFKIFLRFMQWVWETVCSPAHWLLFWHRNVPVTPPHSPLVLPFQDSALSNDWGEEEDENIEDSLGKDVFELSGTVGRHNHTCPMELQFSDKQPGSPICPCVGSTSTPRHLSPQHTNGRKNRSLVILSSPNLSYIGRKSLSSSPTSSDSLPADSLRRTLAFEDDDKEDEWEPTDPQCSDQSSTFEPKNLLSMFEDSMTSE